ATAAAGTGAGAATTCTGACATTATGAAGTTCATTCTTTCTCCCATCATTTTAGGTTCCATCGTGGTTTTGTTTTCCTTAGGTTGCAAAAAGGAAGTGGTGGATGCAAACATTTGGATTGAAGAACACAAAGAAGAAAAAGTTCTGAACCTTTCCAATAAAGAGGTAGGGATTCTTCCCACTTCTATTGGAAACTTATCAAATGTTGAGGAACTCACCCTTCAATACGATTCACTCACTACTTTACCTAAAGAAATTGGAAATCTAAAACAACTGAGGATTTTAAATCTTTTTGGAAACCCTCTCACTGATTTACCGGAAGAACTCGGAAATTTACAAAACCTGGAAGTTTTACTCCTCGGCCGCACCCAATTGCGAGAAATTCCACCAGTCATTTCAAGATTAAAACATCTAAAAACCCTTGCTTTGGATGAAACCAAAGTGCAACTAACAGAAGCGGACGTGGACGTGATCGCAAACCTCCCCCACTTGGAAATCCTTGACCTAAGCCTAATGAGAGAATACAAAACACTCCCCAAAAATTTGGCAAAACTCTCCTTTCTGAAACAACTTGTTTTACAAAAAACTCTTTTGGAAAAATCGGATGTGATGAGGCTTCGAGACGAGTTACCCAAGGTGCGAGTGAAACTATAAGAGTTTCGATATTTTTTTTCCGTTTTCTCTTTGGAATAGAATTCAAACACTGGTCTTACTATGGCCAAAACAGAAACGGAAAATCCTTACTCTAAAACAGTTCTCTTACCGGAGACTCATTTTCCCATGAAAGCCGACCTGGCAAAACGTGAGCCAGGCCAAATCAAAATTTGGAAAGACCAAAAGGTGTTCCAAAAAATGAAAGAAGTTCGAAAAAACAAACCTTCGTTTGTTTTGCATGACGGGCCACCGTATGCCAATGGAAATTTCCATGTTGGTCACTCCCTCAATAAAATTTTAAAAGATATCATCATAAAATCCAAAACTCTTTCTGGTTTCCAAACCGATATGATCCCAGGTTGGGATTGCCACGGTCTTCCTATCGAAGTACAAGTATTAAAGAATCTTGGAAAAGAAGCAAGGAATACGAGTCCGAGTGATCTTAGAAAAAAATGCAGAGAGTATGCAACTGAGTTTGTAGGCAAACAAGGTGAAGATTTAAATCGGTTTTTATGTTTTTGGGATGAAGAACACAAATACCTCACCATGGCTCCTGAATTTGAAGCAAGGATTGTAGAAGTGTTTGGATCTCTTTTTGAAAAGGGATATATCTACAAAGGAAAAAAACCAGTTTATTGGTGTATTGATTTGGCAACTGCTCATGCGGAAGCAGAGATCGAATACCAAAACCATGTTTCTCCTTCCATCTATGTAAAGTTTCCTGTCAAAGGAGAAGCAGATACATATTGCCTCATCTGGACCACAACTCCATGGACACTTCCTGCAAACCTTGCGATTTGTTTTAACGAAGAACTTCCCTACTCTATTTTCCAATCAGACAGTCATGGCCGACTAATACTTGCTGAAGGTTTAAAAGAAGCAGTAGAACAAAAAACGGGTATCACACTTACCAAAATCAAATCCCTCTCCAATGTTGACTTAAAACAAATGGTTTTCCTCCATCCATTTTTAGAACGTGAATCCATACCACTTTTTGGTAACCATGTCACACTTGATGCAGGAACAGGTTGTGTGCATACAGCACCAGGTCATGGAACAGATGACTACCGCGTGGGAACTGCTGCGGGACTTCCAACTCTTTCCCCCGTAGACGATTACGGCCGTTATACGGATGAGTTTGAAATGATGAAAGGTGTAAAAATCTGGGATGCCAATCCAAAGATTGTTGAACTACTCCGAGAAAAAAATGCCCTTGTTCATTTTTCGGAATTCACCCACTCTTATCCACATAGTTGGAGGAGTAAAAAACCTCTTATCTTTCGTGCGACACCACAATGGTTTTTTTCCATCGACCATAATGGACTCCGCGAAGAATCACTGAAGGCCATCGACAAAGTTCAGTGGATCCCCGACTGGGGGATCACAAGGATTCGTTCCATGGTAGAATCTAGACCTGACTGGTGTTTGTCGAGGCAAAGGAATTGGGGTGTACCGATCCCTTCCTTTACTTGTAAGTCATGTGGACAGACCCATCTTGATGACAAAACCATCCAACACTTCATCCAAATTGTTAAAAAAGAAGGGATCGAAGTTTGGTATGAAAAAGATGCCAAAGACTTATTGCCACAAGGTTCAAAGTGTAACAAATGTGGGTCCGAAGACCTAAAACAAGACAAAGATATCTTAGATGTATGGTTTGATTCAGGCGTTTCCAGCTTTGCCGTGTTTGGTGATTCGATGGGTAAAGAACCTGCTGATTTATATTTGGAAGGGTCGGACCAACACCGAGGTTGGTTCCAATCTTCCCTTTGGCCATCTATGGCAATCCGTAAAACACCTCCGTATAAATCCGTCCTCACACATGGATATGTATTAGATGACAAAGGTCATGCGATGTCCAAGTCCCTTGGCAATGTGATCAATCCAACAACAGATATCATCAACCAATATGGAGCAGATATTTTACGCCTTTGGGTGAGCACACAAGATTTCCGAGATGATGTAAAAATTGGAAAAGACTCCATCAAAACTGTCTCTGAAGCATATCGTAAAATTAGAAACACCTTTCGGTATTTATTAGGAAATACAAACTCCTCCACACTCGAATGGAATCTGAAACAAAAAGACCTCGAAACCATTGATAGATACTACCTTCACAAACTGGCAAAGCTGAATGAGGATGTCAAAAAACTTTATGACTCCTACCAGTTCCACCAAGTGTATCATAAAGTTCTTGTTTTCTGTACGGTAGATTTATCACAAGATTACTTTGAAATCATCCGCGATCGAATGTATTGTGATGCGAAAGATTCTAAAACAAGACGTTCTTCGGAATACACACTGGCAGTGATTTTGGAAGTGCTTTCCAAACTTCTTGCTCCCATCCTTTCCTTCACTACCGAAGAAGTATGGTCTACCTTCGGAAAAAAAGATTCTGTTTTTTATTCAGATTTTTTTGACCTATCAGAATGGCTGGATGATTCTCTTGAATCCGAATTCAAACATGTGTTTGCAACAAAAGAAGAAGTCCAAAAAGCATTAGAAGAAGCAAGAAAACTCGGAAAACTTGGTAAGTCACTTGAAGCAGAGGTTTTCATTCCAGGAAATTCCTTAAAAGATTCAAAGTTTTCGAAAGATGACCTTAGTCTATTTTTTGTGGTATCGGAAGTATCTTTTGATCAAAATGAAATCAGTGAAGTCTATTCGGAATGGAAAGGTGAAACAGGTACAATCCAAATTCGGAAACCACACCACCATGAATGCCCACGTTGCTGGCGCCATGTATCGGAATCGGCAAGTACCCTATGCAAACGTTGTGCAGACGTTGTTTCAAAACTCTCCCCTAAGTAATGTTAGGGGATTTTCGTTTCCACTTTCGCAAAAACCTACCAATGATGATTTCGGATTCCGAAAGCCGTGTGTAGGTAGCGATTCCAAAATATAAAACTACAGCAGGAACCATCGAAATGGTTAAACAGATCCGACTTAGATTTGCATAACTCAGACCAAGGGTATTTGTTCCCCAATTTTGTAAGTTTGGTTTGATCAACCATTCGGAAAACAAAAGCCAAAAGAAAAGCCCAGACAAAGCCGGTACCATTTTCAAAATCCGTTTCCCAACAGTAACAAATGGAATTTGCACTTGGTGTGTTTTTAAAAAAAACAATAACAGCGATGAAGTTACAATTGCACTCAAGGCCGAAGCGAGAGCGATTGCTGAGTGTTTTAAAAAAAACATAAGGCCAATACTCACAACAACACTAAGGACAAAGGAAATCAATTGGATCCGAAGAGGAGTTTTTGTATCGGAGAATGCATAATAAGAGGATACAAGCACTTTATTGATGCTATAAAATGGAATCGCAAGTGAATAAAACACGAGTGGGAAAAATGCAGTAAGAGTGGCAAGATGGTCCCAACGTCCACCATAATAGATCGAATCCAAAACTGTTTCCCCAAGAACCGCCAAACCTATGCTTGCTGGCAAAGTCAAAAAAAACGCAAACGACAATACATCTGAAATTTCTTTTGGAACATTTTCTTCCCTCCCTTCTCGTAAATCTTTTAAAAGAGACGGAAGGATGGTTGTTGCAAGGGCCACCCCAATGATCCCTGTGGGGAGTTGCACAAGCCTTTGGGAATAATCCAAACTGACAACTGCACCAAGCCCTGGGTTTTGGTTTTGGATGTAGTTTGCAAGAAAGATGTCCACAAGGAGCCCAAATTGGTAAAAACTTCCACCAAGAGCCGCAGGTAACATGAGTTTAAAAATCTTTTTGATCGCAGGGTGTTTGAAATCTAATCGAAAGATAGGTCCAAAACCATTATGGTAAACAAACCAACCTTGCACCATAAGTTGTAATACCCCACCACAAACAATTCCATATGCAAGGTAAAATACCCGATCTTTGATTTCGTGATAAAAAGGAAAAACAAAAAGAAATACTGCAAGATAACTAAAGTTAAGAATGATAGGAGACAAAGAAGGAACAAAGTATTTATGATGTGAGTTGGAAATCGACATAAAAATCGACGAAAGACTCGCCGTCATAATGAGAAAAAACAATACTAATGAAAGTTCAACGACCAAATTTCCATATTCTGGCGTTCCACCAACAAGTGTGGGTAAAAACTGAGCAGCGAATAGCCAAAAACATGCGACAAATATTGACAAACATAGGAAAAGGAAACTCAGAACCGTTCCCGCCATCACTCGGGCTTCCATCACACCCATCTTTTCATATTCAGAGAAAATTGGCATAAAAGATTGGCTTAAGGTTCCTTCCGCAAGAAGGTTTCGAAACATATTGGGAAGTCGGTAAGCAACGCTAAAAGCAGAAGCTACCATACCCGTTCCAAAACTAACAGCCATAAAGTGGTCACGTATAAGACCTAATATTCTAGATAAAAACGTGTAAAAAGATAAAGCAAGGGATCGTTTTGTACTGGATTCGTTCCCAGGGACTTGGTTTGTCATACGACCAGGATTTAGAGAGGATTTAATTTTTCAAGAAAACGGATGGAACCATTGGGACTCAATTGGAACTGTGTTTTACAACTTGGGCATTCGTGTTTTCCAAATTTAAATAACCTGAGTCTTGTCCCACATACTTCACATTGGATGATCCTTTCGACTGTTTCCAATTGTTTGGTTTTCGATTGGATATAACTCGGTATTTTGTCCAACTTTATTTCTGGTTCATGACCTGATTTGTAATGAGAAAATCGCCTTTCCAGTTCAGAACTCAAAGATTCTTTAATCTCTAATCTGAGTTGGTTTATCTTTTCTTCGAGAACAGTTTCCATTGGGGAAGGTGTAGTTTTAGTATTCGGAAGATCATCTTTGATTGATTCCAATGTCGAAATGGGTTCTTTGTCTCGTACTACACTTCCTTCTTCTTTTGATTTCCCTGTAAAATAAAATCGAATTTTATTTCCTTCCGCCTTTCCCCCAAGACCTAATTCCTTTTTGTCGGTTGGATTTTCATACTTTGTTATTTCTGTCTTTTCTCTTTCATGGGAAGATACATCTACTTGTAATAAAAAAGATTCTGCAGCATTATGGCTTCGAAAAATTGGAAGTGTTTCAAATAGTCCCACCAATTTCAGTACATCTTCCACTTCAGATTTTAATCCATAAATTGCATACACAGCATTTGATTTTACAATTTGTTTGTGAATTTTAACAAGGATACTGATTCCATTTGATGTGATGAAATCAAGTGCCCCAAGTTGGAATAAAAATTTCCGATAACCTTTGTTTAGTTGTGATTCGAAGTAACGATAAAAATCGTCAGCACTACTTCCGTCCAAACCACCTTTTAATTGAATGGAAAATACTTTGTCTTTTGATTCCATAAATTATCCTAAGAAAATTGCATCTCTCACTGTAGATTCATTTGTTTCAACATTCACTTGGTCAATCACAGGACCACCTGGTAATACTTCCAACTCGGAAGTTGATTCCTTTTCATTTGTTGGTATTTCTTCTTGTAAAACACTCACTTGTGATGTTGGTTCCAATGTTTTTTTCTGAAAGATTGGTAATGATTCTCCAGTTCCATTTTCAACCAAATGGTCTTTTGTCACAAACATTGAATAGGCGACAAAAACTCCTGTGAGTAATAAACTTACTACGAAGGCGATGAGAAAGTAATTAAATACCATCCATTCCACAAGTTTCCATTGGTTTTCAAATAATAGTCCTAAATTCCCGCGCTCATACACAAGGATGACAAGTCCAGAAACATCTAAGGTTCCTGGTTTGTATAATGGTGTCGTGAGTCTGATTGTATTGGATTTAGCTAAAGGGAGAAAGGATACCACCCATTCAAATCCACTTCGAATTTTCGGATCTCGTTTGGAATTAAGGATTGGGTTTTCACCATTTTCTGGTTCCGACCATTCCCATTTTTTCATCCGTATGCCTTTGCGAAAAAACGTAGATTTGGATAATTCTTCGTCTGGTTTTCGTTTTCGGAGTTCTTCTAATGTAAAAATAGTATCAGTGGAAACAAGTAATGTAGCATCTGGTGCATACAAACTGATCTTTAAAAAACGAAACTCTTCTGGATCATTTTTGGATTGTTCCACATACCGTTGGAACATCTTTTCAATTTCCACATAACCTTCGTTATTAAGCCTATGTTCAGCGCTTTTAGCTAAAGCAAGACTCAAATCCCTTGCTCTATGATCAGAAATAAATTGTTCTTGGACGAGAGCATTTTGTAAGGACTCATAAAATGTCCAAACTACCCCACTGAGTGCAAGGGTTTCCGAGAGGATAAAAAATAAGATAAAGGATAGAAAAAAACGTGAATATTTCATGGATCCCCCTTTTACTTTTCGGCCAAATCCATAAAAAGGACATAAGAAATTCGAGGTTAAGGGAGGAGGGAAAGGAAGTGTTTTGAGAAACGTAAAACAAATTCCTTCCTTTTTTTTGGATACCCTTCGGAAAAACCGAGATTACTGAGAGAAGTCATATCCTCGGACCTTGCCCCACATGGGTTGATGAGGGAAAAGGTTTTTAGGGAATTGATTCCGTTTAAGGCAAAACCAAAACTAGTGAAGTATGATTTGGCAAAAATTCCTTCTGAGATCAGTTTTTGCTTCAAATCCACTGTATACAATCCAGGTGATTTCGGATTTTCAACCACAACGAGTCCCCAGGTATCTTTCACAGCAACCACCAAACTTTCGTTTAAGTTTCGCAAAAAATCTCCTAAACTTAAATTCCTTTTTTTCAAATCTAGATGGAGGTATCCTACAATTTGGCCTGGTTCATGGGCAGTAAAATCACCACCTCTTGGCAAACTGATAAAGTCCACACCGAGTTCTTCCAGTCTTTGTTTGGATACCAAAAGATTTTCCGCTTTCGCACCTATGCCCCCTGTCAAACATGGACTGTGTTCCAAAAAGAGCATGGATTCCCTTCGATTTTTCCTGGAATTTTCCTGGAAATCCAAGTATCTTTGGTAAGGTACAATCGAAGGAAAGAGATAGGAAGGTAGTCCTTTTTGATGGAGAAACTTTTGCATGCGATCCTTTGGATCCTCGAAAAATCACCGAATGGCCGAGCTCGCTTAGATTTAGCGAAGCTTCTCTACTATTCGGATGGTGTCCATTTCCAAAAACATGCGGAAATGATCACAAGAGGAGACTATATCCACTTAGAAGACTCACCTTACCCCGTCAAACTGAACGAAGCCCTTTTATTTTTAAAAGACAAGGGTCATATTGAAGTGGTTCCCAAAATTGAAGGGAATGGCATCCAAGGTTTTGCCTTACGATTTGTAAAACCACTAGAGGGTCTTATCCTTTCGCGGGAAGAAAAACGTGTGATGATGAAGGTTGTGGAAGCTTTCCGTGGACGTGTGGTGGATGAAAACCGCCATTACCCAAACCTTTACGAAAATTATGTCGTCACTCCCTTATTTGCGGCCATTCCGTTTTCCGTGGACAGGATCAATACGAAAATCCACGTCCTTGTCCAAAAAAGCCTTTTGAATCTATCGGGCAAAATGTTTAGAGTTTTATTTGAGAGGTCAGAATGATCATCACTGTTTGCAAAGGCAAAATCCACAGAGCCGTCGTTACCGAGGCGGAACTCCACTACGAAGGTAGTCTCACCGTCGACCAAGACCTAATGGATATGGCCGGGATGAGACCCTATGAACAAGTGAGTGTAGTGAACGTAAATAACGGCGCCAGATTCGAAACCTACCTAATTGTAGGAGAACGAGGTTCGGGAACCATTTGTTTGAATGGAGCAGCCGCTCGGCTTGGGATGAAGGGTGACAAAGTCATCATCATCACTTATGGCCAAGCGGATGAAAAGGACCTCCCAAGCGACTACAAACCGAAAGTTGTCTTCGTGGATGAAAACAATCGGCCGAAAAAAGCCTAAATTCCCTAATTTTTCTAGGGCATTTCTTCGATACTAACTGTATAAACCAAATTGGTAGTCGGAACATGAACAAAACAATATTCGCTCTTTCATTCACCCTTCTCACTTGTGCTCTTATTGCACAAGAATCAGGGAATCCACAAGGGACACAGGTTTCCGCCGCTTCTTCCAAAGACAACCGGGATCTTTATCCGCTTTCTATGTATGATGCAAGGATCCGTTTAAAGAACGTAAGTTTTGTTAGACGACATGCTGACACGGGTAAAGGTGAATTTTTAGACGTACAAGTGGAAATAGAATCCAGAGTTCCAGAAGACCACGAATATTCTATTTTTGTTTTAGCAGGTTTTGAAGGCGATCGAGTGAACAAAGACGAAAGAAGACTTGTTCCTTATCCTGCATGGCGTAAAGCTGATCCAGAAAAAGATGAAAGAACATTATACTTCTCTAATATCATGCCAACTCCTTTCACAGCCAAAGAAATTTGGGGTGAAGAAACATACGCAAAAAAAAGAGAAGAAATGGAAAAACGCCATTATTCTGGATTCGAAGCTGAAATGCCAGAACCTACTTTTACAGAAGTAGTGGATTACCTCTGTAAAAACAATGCAAAGGCTCTCCCCTTCACTCTGTTTGGTGAGACTGGTCCTTCAAAAGAAAAACAAGTAATTTATAATTATGTAGCTCAAACTGCGGATGAAAAGAAACGCCAGGTGCATGAAACCTTGCCAAAACATACGTATACAATTTACAATAATAAATACAAAACAACCATTACAAGCCACCACTACACTCAATACAGACCTAATTTCTTAAGTTTTAACAAAGTAGCGGTTCTTGTGTTTGATACAAAAAAACAAACCAACAGTTTGTTATTCCGTAAGTTCATTGATATCTCTGATTTAAAGATTACCTACTAACAAGTTTCAATTTGTTCCCATCCTCCAAGGCCGTCACTGGTCTTGGTCGGGTAACCCATCTTCTTCTCAACTTCCGTTTCGGTTCCAAATCTTTAAAAATTCCAAACCCAATTGGATTTGGGTTGATTCCATTTCGAATGAAGAAACACAAACCACAAAGTAATTTGCATCTGCTTTTTTGAATTGGATTAGTGGTCGGTGCCTTCTGGGCGGATGGGTGGAAACTGTTCGGATGCCCGAAGTCGCCACTCATCTTCTGGGTGGTTCAGGTGTAACCATCCGTTTGCGAAATCCCATCGACCGTCCAAATCCAAAAAATCCCAGAAAATTGCCTGGTTCATGTATTTGTAGGTATCAAGTAAATCGAGGAGGTCCCTGCGTTTGCGAGGAGAATTGTCCATTCTATTCCAGTTTCGGTAAACTATGGCCCAGGTCGACGTTTTTTATGGACAAAACCAGGTCTTTCTGCCGAAAATGAAACAGACATGGCAATCACGAAGGAAAAAAAAGCTGACTTCAATGACAAATTGGTAGATTTCAAAAACTACCTGGAAGAGTTAAAAAAAGAAGCCAATATTTTCAAAGTACAAGCCAAAAAAAGTAAGGACATGGAACCTTATTTTAATATTTCCCTTGCTATCAATTCCATTAAAACCATTAACACCTGTATTGTGATCAATGAACTTTCAACGGCCATCCTTGAGATCAATAATAACAACTACTTAGAGACTGCACGAAAAGAGATTTATAACTGTATTTCCTACATTGAAAAAACAGTTGGGAATAACGTTGATGGATCCCTTTCCGAAAACAAAGAACAACTTGCCAAAATTGAAAGGTTCACTCCGACACAAAGATTAAACCTCATCAAAGGTTTACTCCAAGCGATGAAAAAAACCATCACAGCTTTTGGTACAAACTCGAAGTGGAAATGGTCATGGCCCGATATCCATTTTCGCGTAGCGGCATGTACTAAAAACAGCGTAGCGGCATGTACTAAAAACATATTCGATTTCATTGCGTATGAAAAAGAACAAGATTTAGAAAATCCTTATTATTATATCCGAAAAGAACACTTTAACCTCATCATCGAACTTGCCAACCAAGCCGCACAGGACTACCGTTCCAAATTTGAAATGTCAACACAAGATTCCACAGATTTGAAACATTCCGTGGAAATGTTGGAGATGAACCGTAAAATATTCCAAATTACAGGCGAAAATGAAGATTTGGAAAAAACTAAAACACTCATTGAGTCCTTCCAACAAAAGATCGCCGACCTCGAATCCGACGATAAAAAGAAAAAAAAGAAACAATAATCGACTATTTTGCCTAGAATATCCAGTCTAGTTTATAGAAAGGTTAAACGTTTCAAAAGGAGATTTCGAAATATGGCACTTACAGAAATCAATGACGCCAATTTCAAAGCAGAAACTGCAAATGGCGTGGTTTTAGTAGATTGTTGGGCAGAATGGTGTGGACCATGTAGAATGGTGGCTCCTGTTCTTGACGAACTTTCGCAAGAAATGGCGGATATCAAAATTACAAAACTAAATGTTGATTTCAACCAAAAGACAGCGCAAGAGTTGGGAATCCAATCGATCCCTACCCTTCTACTCTATAAAGATGGAGTTTTAGTAGACAAAGCAATTGGTGCTTTACCAAAACCGCAAATTAAAAAATTTATAGAAAATCACAAGTAGGAAATAAATTATCCCCTAATGGTCAGTTCCGAACCTAATGGTTTTACAGCACTCCCTAGAGGGGGATATTTAGTCGATACATCAGAAGGTTACATCCAATTTGGATCCCCTCCTGAGACAATTAAAGACACCATGGGGCTTGAAAAAAAGACTCCTTTGGTGTTTGTTCTCCCCAATAAATTCTTCCATGTAGAAAAAGGCATCTCCATTGCCGAATTAGAATTCCCCATTTATTTTAATTTTTTCTTTCGTGGTGGTAAAAAAACTTTTATCGTATGTTCTGCGGAACAAAAAGAACAGCTAACTATTGTTCTCGGGGAATCTCTTATGGGACCTCAGGAAGTAAATTTATCTTCTGAGTTCATCGATGGGGCAGACAGTTTTGGTTTCCCAGACATCAAAGCAGAAATGGCATACTTTCGTAGTTATAAAACTATGGAAGAAGTAGTTGAGTTTGTTTTATTTGATGAATCCCACAAAGCAAAGTTTGGTGGTATCACTATCGAACAATTGCCTTCGAATGAATTCCTTATTGTTGATGGTGAGAAAAAAATCAAAATCCCAGGGGAAGTTGATTTCCATGTCAAATATGATATTGGTAAAAGATTAGAAGAACCATTCCAACCTCCCCTCATCGGAATCACATGCCTTGGACCATCCCATGGTTTTGATCCCTCAGACAACACTTCTGGATTTATCATTTGGCTGAATGGCCAAGGGATCATGGTGGACCCACCTGTAAACTCTACTGAATGGTTACGGGAATCCAATGTAAATCCTAAGTTCATCAACTCCATCATTCTCACCCACTGCCACGCAGACCATGATGCTGGAACCTTCCAAAAAATCTTAGAAGAATCCAAAATCACCATTTATGCAACTGCAACCGTAATGGAATCTTTTCTCAAAAAATACTGCAGTCTAACAAAAATTCCACGGAAAGAAATCACAGACTTATTTGATTTTATCCCAGTCGTCATTGGTAGACCCACCATCATCAATGGTGGTGAATTTTATTTTCACTATGCCATTCATTCTATCCCTTCCGTTGGATTTGAATTTTTTTTCCAAGACCAATCCTTTTATTATACTTCGGACCATTTGAATGACCCTGATGCCTTCGAAGATATGTACAAAAAAGGTGTTTTACCAGAAACAAGGTATCAGTTCCTAAAAGACTTTCCTTGGGATCGAAAAATCATTTACCACGAAGCGGGAGTTCCACCCCTACATACAAAAATTAGTTATTTGGCCTCCCTTCCGGAAGAAGTCCAAAAACGAATCACTGTTTACCATATCGCAGCAAAGGATATGCCAGAAGGTAACCACCTAACTCTCGCTAAGTTTGGTATTGAAAATACTTTGTATCCGGAGATCACTCCACCCAAACACCAAGAAGCTTTCCAACTTTTGGAAATTTTATCACAAATTGATATCTTCTCTGGATTCCCCATTGAAAAGGCAAAAGAGTTCTTACAAATCGTAAAAGAAGAACGATTCCGTCGCGGAGAACAAATCATCAAAAAAGGAACCCATGGGGACAGATTCTTTATCATTGCCTCTGGGAATGTTCGATTTGAAGGACTATCCAGCGACCACTCCGCCGTAAAACGATACGGAACCTATGAGTATTTTGGGGAAGCATCTCTTATCCTCGACACTGTGCGCCAAGCGGATGTGTATGCGGAAACCGATGTCCTTGCGCTCACAATCGAAAAAACACGTTTTTTCCAGTTCATCCGTGGGTCCAAACTCCACGAAAACTTAATCAAACTGAATAGCATCCGAGAGACCAATACTTGGAAAACCCTCACAGAATCCCAAACATTCCGTGGGCTCACCAGTTACCAAGTCACCCAACTAGAACTCATTTTGAAGCTCGAAACGGTCAAAAAAGAGGCTGTACTCATTGAAGAAAGCCAAACTTTCCAAAATGCCTACATTGTTCGGTCTGGAACGGTTGTTGTGATGCAAAACCACAAAACCATCCGGGAACTCGGTGCTGGTGATTTTGTGGGTGAGATTTACTCCCTCACCAAAGGCCTACCTTCACATTTCAGTTTCATCGCATGGCCAGGGACAGAACTCTACGTGCTTTCCCAAGAAGACGCCATCCAGTACATCAAGAAAAATCCTGGTGTCTATATGAAGCTGAACACTGTTTATAATTGACCTCATTTCGCCATTTCTGTAACATTTCCATATCAAGGAGTCACAAATTTTATGGAGCGTATCCTCCCCTTTACTGAAGAACACCACCAATTCCGCGAGATGGCTCGGAAATTTTTTGAAACAGAAGTAAAACCACACCACGAAGAATGGGAAAAAAACCATATCGTACCGAAAGAAGTTTGGAGAAAGGCCGGCGAAAACGGACTGCTCTGCCCCGATGTTCCGATGGAATATGGTGGGTCAGGT
The sequence above is a segment of the Leptospira sp. WS39.C2 genome. Coding sequences within it:
- the lipB gene encoding lipoyl(octanoyl) transferase LipB gives rise to the protein MQKFLHQKGLPSYLFPSIVPYQRYLDFQENSRKNRRESMLFLEHSPCLTGGIGAKAENLLVSKQRLEELGVDFISLPRGGDFTAHEPGQIVGYLHLDLKKRNLSLGDFLRNLNESLVVAVKDTWGLVVVENPKSPGLYTVDLKQKLISEGIFAKSYFTSFGFALNGINSLKTFSLINPCGARSEDMTSLSNLGFSEGYPKKRKEFVLRFSKHFLSLLP
- a CDS encoding STAS domain-containing protein yields the protein MESKDKVFSIQLKGGLDGSSADDFYRYFESQLNKGYRKFLFQLGALDFITSNGISILVKIHKQIVKSNAVYAIYGLKSEVEDVLKLVGLFETLPIFRSHNAAESFLLQVDVSSHEREKTEITKYENPTDKKELGLGGKAEGNKIRFYFTGKSKEEGSVVRDKEPISTLESIKDDLPNTKTTPSPMETVLEEKINQLRLEIKESLSSELERRFSHYKSGHEPEIKLDKIPSYIQSKTKQLETVERIIQCEVCGTRLRLFKFGKHECPSCKTQFQLSPNGSIRFLEKLNPL
- the ileS gene encoding isoleucine--tRNA ligase, which codes for MAKTETENPYSKTVLLPETHFPMKADLAKREPGQIKIWKDQKVFQKMKEVRKNKPSFVLHDGPPYANGNFHVGHSLNKILKDIIIKSKTLSGFQTDMIPGWDCHGLPIEVQVLKNLGKEARNTSPSDLRKKCREYATEFVGKQGEDLNRFLCFWDEEHKYLTMAPEFEARIVEVFGSLFEKGYIYKGKKPVYWCIDLATAHAEAEIEYQNHVSPSIYVKFPVKGEADTYCLIWTTTPWTLPANLAICFNEELPYSIFQSDSHGRLILAEGLKEAVEQKTGITLTKIKSLSNVDLKQMVFLHPFLERESIPLFGNHVTLDAGTGCVHTAPGHGTDDYRVGTAAGLPTLSPVDDYGRYTDEFEMMKGVKIWDANPKIVELLREKNALVHFSEFTHSYPHSWRSKKPLIFRATPQWFFSIDHNGLREESLKAIDKVQWIPDWGITRIRSMVESRPDWCLSRQRNWGVPIPSFTCKSCGQTHLDDKTIQHFIQIVKKEGIEVWYEKDAKDLLPQGSKCNKCGSEDLKQDKDILDVWFDSGVSSFAVFGDSMGKEPADLYLEGSDQHRGWFQSSLWPSMAIRKTPPYKSVLTHGYVLDDKGHAMSKSLGNVINPTTDIINQYGADILRLWVSTQDFRDDVKIGKDSIKTVSEAYRKIRNTFRYLLGNTNSSTLEWNLKQKDLETIDRYYLHKLAKLNEDVKKLYDSYQFHQVYHKVLVFCTVDLSQDYFEIIRDRMYCDAKDSKTRRSSEYTLAVILEVLSKLLAPILSFTTEEVWSTFGKKDSVFYSDFFDLSEWLDDSLESEFKHVFATKEEVQKALEEARKLGKLGKSLEAEVFIPGNSLKDSKFSKDDLSLFFVVSEVSFDQNEISEVYSEWKGETGTIQIRKPHHHECPRCWRHVSESASTLCKRCADVVSKLSPK
- the murJ gene encoding murein biosynthesis integral membrane protein MurJ, yielding MTNQVPGNESSTKRSLALSFYTFLSRILGLIRDHFMAVSFGTGMVASAFSVAYRLPNMFRNLLAEGTLSQSFMPIFSEYEKMGVMEARVMAGTVLSFLFLCLSIFVACFWLFAAQFLPTLVGGTPEYGNLVVELSLVLFFLIMTASLSSIFMSISNSHHKYFVPSLSPIILNFSYLAVFLFVFPFYHEIKDRVFYLAYGIVCGGVLQLMVQGWFVYHNGFGPIFRLDFKHPAIKKIFKLMLPAALGGSFYQFGLLVDIFLANYIQNQNPGLGAVVSLDYSQRLVQLPTGIIGVALATTILPSLLKDLREGREENVPKEISDVLSFAFFLTLPASIGLAVLGETVLDSIYYGGRWDHLATLTAFFPLVFYSLAIPFYSINKVLVSSYYAFSDTKTPLRIQLISFVLSVVVSIGLMFFLKHSAIALASALSAIVTSSLLLFFLKTHQVQIPFVTVGKRILKMVPALSGLFFWLLFSEWLIKPNLQNWGTNTLGLSYANLSRICLTISMVPAVVLYFGIATYTRLSESEIIIGRFLRKWKRKSPNIT
- a CDS encoding leucine-rich repeat domain-containing protein is translated as MKFILSPIILGSIVVLFSLGCKKEVVDANIWIEEHKEEKVLNLSNKEVGILPTSIGNLSNVEELTLQYDSLTTLPKEIGNLKQLRILNLFGNPLTDLPEELGNLQNLEVLLLGRTQLREIPPVISRLKHLKTLALDETKVQLTEADVDVIANLPHLEILDLSLMREYKTLPKNLAKLSFLKQLVLQKTLLEKSDVMRLRDELPKVRVKL